From the Microbacterium thalassium genome, one window contains:
- the ilvN gene encoding acetolactate synthase small subunit — MSSHVLSLLVEDKPGLLTRVAGLFARRGFNIESLAVGVTEVPGLSRITVVVDVEGLPLEQVTKQLNKLVNVIKIVELEPAASVQREHMLVKVRADNQTRSNVLEVVNLFRGSVVDYAVDALVVEITGDKGKVDAFLRAIEPFGIKELAQSGLLAIGRGGKSITERVLRG; from the coding sequence ATGTCGAGCCACGTGCTGAGCCTCCTCGTCGAGGACAAGCCGGGTCTGCTGACCCGCGTCGCAGGGCTCTTCGCCCGTCGCGGCTTCAACATCGAGTCCCTCGCCGTGGGCGTGACCGAGGTGCCCGGTCTGTCGCGCATCACGGTCGTCGTCGACGTCGAGGGTCTTCCCCTCGAGCAGGTGACCAAGCAGCTGAACAAGCTCGTGAACGTCATCAAGATCGTCGAGCTGGAGCCCGCCGCATCCGTCCAGCGCGAGCACATGCTGGTGAAGGTGCGCGCCGACAACCAGACGCGCTCGAACGTGCTCGAGGTCGTCAACCTCTTCCGCGGGTCGGTGGTCGACTACGCCGTCGACGCTCTCGTGGTGGAGATCACCGGCGACAAGGGCAAGGTGGACGCGTTCCTGCGCGCCATCGAGCCGTTCGGCATCAAGGAGCTCGCCCAGTCGGGCCTGCTCGCCATCGGGCGCGGCGGCAAGAGCATCACCGAGCGCGTCCTGCGCGGCTGA
- a CDS encoding acetolactate synthase large subunit, with the protein MPAEPMTAVPRPPARTASAPVLTGAQAVVRSLELLGVTDVFGIPGGAIMPVYDPLMDDPAVRHYLVRHEQGAGHAAEGYASATGRTGVAIATSGPGATNLVTAIADAYMDSVPLVCITGQVFSHLMGTDAFQEADIVGITMPVTKHSFLVKTAEEIPAAIAAAFEIASTGRPGPVLVDITKDAQQASAPFAWPPKLDLPGYRPVTKAHGKQISAAAQMLAAAQKPVLYVGGGVIRAKASEELRALAEATGAPLVTTLMARGAFPDSHPQHLGMPGMHGTVPAVLALQEADLLVALGTRFDDRVTGKSDQFAPNAKVVHVDIDPAEISKIRTADVPIVGDLKDVLVDLATAYSSAAAEDRADLDPWWAFLDGLRTEFPLGYAPTEDGLLAPQYVIQRIGELTGPDAIYAAGVGQHQMWAAQFIKYERPNSWLNSGGAGTMGYAVPAAMGAKVADPERVVWAIDGDGCFQMTNQELATCVINDIPIKVAIINNSSLGMVRQWQTLFLEGRHSNTDLNTGHGTVHIPDFVKLAEAYGCLALRVETEDEVDAAIKTALETNDRPVVIDFVVSADAMVWPMVPQGVSNSYVQYARNHSPAFNEQED; encoded by the coding sequence ATGCCTGCCGAACCGATGACGGCCGTGCCCCGGCCCCCCGCTCGCACCGCGTCCGCGCCCGTGCTCACGGGAGCCCAGGCGGTCGTCCGCTCGCTCGAGCTGCTGGGGGTCACCGACGTGTTCGGCATCCCCGGCGGCGCGATCATGCCCGTCTACGACCCGCTGATGGACGACCCCGCCGTGCGGCACTACCTCGTGCGCCACGAGCAGGGGGCCGGCCACGCCGCGGAAGGCTACGCGTCGGCGACCGGGCGCACCGGCGTCGCGATCGCGACGTCGGGACCGGGAGCGACCAACCTCGTCACCGCCATCGCCGACGCCTACATGGACTCCGTGCCGCTGGTGTGCATCACCGGCCAGGTGTTCAGCCACCTGATGGGGACGGATGCGTTCCAGGAAGCCGACATCGTCGGCATCACGATGCCGGTCACCAAGCACTCGTTCCTGGTCAAGACCGCCGAGGAGATCCCCGCCGCCATCGCCGCTGCGTTCGAGATCGCGAGCACGGGCCGCCCCGGCCCGGTCCTGGTGGACATCACCAAGGACGCGCAGCAGGCGTCCGCCCCGTTCGCGTGGCCGCCCAAGCTCGACCTGCCCGGCTATCGACCCGTCACCAAGGCGCACGGCAAGCAGATCAGCGCGGCCGCCCAGATGCTGGCGGCGGCTCAGAAGCCCGTGCTCTATGTCGGGGGCGGTGTGATCCGCGCGAAGGCGTCCGAAGAGCTCCGCGCCCTCGCCGAGGCCACGGGTGCACCGCTGGTGACCACGCTCATGGCCCGCGGCGCGTTCCCGGACTCGCACCCGCAGCACCTCGGCATGCCCGGGATGCACGGGACGGTGCCGGCGGTGCTCGCGCTGCAGGAGGCCGACCTCCTCGTCGCCCTCGGCACCCGCTTCGACGACCGGGTCACGGGCAAGTCCGATCAGTTCGCGCCGAACGCGAAGGTCGTGCACGTCGACATCGACCCGGCCGAGATCTCGAAGATCCGCACAGCCGACGTCCCGATCGTGGGCGACCTCAAGGACGTTCTGGTCGATCTCGCCACCGCGTACTCCAGCGCGGCGGCCGAGGACCGGGCCGACCTCGACCCGTGGTGGGCGTTCCTCGACGGCCTGCGCACCGAGTTCCCGCTGGGCTACGCCCCGACCGAGGACGGCCTGCTCGCGCCCCAGTACGTGATCCAGCGGATCGGCGAGCTGACCGGCCCGGACGCGATCTACGCCGCGGGCGTGGGGCAGCACCAGATGTGGGCGGCCCAGTTCATCAAGTACGAGCGGCCGAACTCGTGGCTGAACTCCGGCGGCGCCGGCACGATGGGCTATGCGGTCCCCGCGGCCATGGGCGCCAAGGTCGCCGACCCCGAGCGTGTGGTGTGGGCGATCGACGGCGACGGATGCTTCCAGATGACGAACCAGGAGCTGGCGACCTGCGTCATCAACGACATCCCGATCAAGGTCGCGATCATCAACAACTCGTCGCTGGGCATGGTCCGTCAGTGGCAGACGCTGTTCCTCGAGGGCCGGCACTCGAACACCGACCTCAACACCGGGCACGGCACCGTCCACATCCCGGACTTCGTCAAGCTGGCCGAGGCCTACGGCTGCCTCGCGCTGCGCGTCGAGACGGAGGACGAGGTGGATGCCGCGATCAAGACCGCGCTCGAGACGAACGACCGCCCCGTGGTGATCGACTTCGTCGTGAGCGCCGACGCGATGGTGTGGCCGATGGTTCCGCAGGGCGTCAGCAACAGCTACGTGCAGTACGCGCGCAACCACTCGCCCGCCTTCAACGAGCAGGAGGACTGA
- the ilvD gene encoding dihydroxy-acid dehydratase, translated as MPESNSNIDIKPRSRVVTDGIEATTSRGMLRAVGMGDADWDKPQIGIASSWNEITPCNLSLDRLAQGAKEGVHAGGGYPLQFGTVSVSDGISMGHEGMHFSLVSREVIADSVETVVQAERLDGTVLLAGCDKSIPGMLMASARLDLSSAFLYAGSIAPGFVKLSDGTEKDITIIDSFEGVGACLAGRMSEEDLKRIECSFAPGEGACGGMYTANTMASVAEALGLSLPGSAAPPAADRRRDYFAHRSGEAVVNLLRQGITTRDILTKEAFENAIALAMALGGSTNVVLHLLAIAHEAEVELSLHDFNRIGDKVPHIADMKPFGKYVMNDVDRHGGIPVIMKAMLDEGLLHGDALTVTGKTLAENLADLDPDPIDGEVVHTLDDPIHATGGLTILHGSFAPEGAVVKTAGFDASVFEGPARVFERERGALDALAAGEIEAGSVVVIRYEGPKGGPGMREMLAITAAIKGAGLGKDVLLLTDGRFSGGTTGLCIGHIAPEAVDAGPIAFVRDGDLIRVDIAARTLDLLVDDAELSSRRDGWEPLPPRYTRGVLAKYSRLVRSAAQGAVTG; from the coding sequence ATGCCTGAGTCGAACAGCAACATCGACATCAAACCCCGCAGTCGCGTCGTCACCGACGGAATCGAGGCGACCACGTCGCGCGGCATGCTCCGCGCCGTCGGCATGGGCGACGCCGACTGGGACAAGCCCCAGATCGGCATCGCGTCCAGCTGGAACGAGATCACCCCCTGCAACCTGAGCCTGGATCGACTCGCCCAGGGCGCCAAGGAAGGCGTCCACGCCGGCGGCGGCTACCCGCTCCAGTTCGGCACCGTCTCGGTCTCGGACGGCATCTCGATGGGCCACGAGGGCATGCACTTCTCCCTCGTGTCGCGCGAGGTCATCGCCGACTCGGTCGAGACCGTCGTCCAGGCCGAGCGGCTGGACGGCACCGTGCTGCTCGCCGGCTGCGACAAGTCGATCCCCGGCATGCTGATGGCCTCGGCGCGCCTGGATCTGTCCAGCGCGTTCCTCTACGCGGGGTCGATCGCGCCCGGGTTCGTCAAGCTCTCGGACGGCACCGAGAAGGACATCACGATCATCGACTCGTTCGAGGGCGTCGGCGCATGTCTGGCCGGACGCATGAGCGAGGAGGACCTCAAGCGCATCGAGTGCTCGTTCGCACCGGGTGAGGGCGCGTGCGGCGGCATGTACACCGCCAACACGATGGCATCCGTCGCCGAGGCCCTCGGGCTCAGCCTTCCGGGCTCGGCCGCGCCTCCCGCGGCCGACCGCCGCCGCGACTACTTCGCGCACCGCTCCGGCGAGGCCGTGGTGAACCTGCTGCGCCAGGGGATCACCACGCGCGACATCCTCACCAAGGAGGCGTTCGAGAACGCGATCGCGCTGGCGATGGCGCTCGGCGGCTCGACGAACGTGGTGCTTCACCTGCTCGCCATCGCACACGAGGCCGAGGTGGAGCTGAGCCTGCACGACTTCAACCGCATCGGCGACAAGGTGCCCCACATCGCCGATATGAAGCCGTTCGGCAAGTACGTCATGAACGACGTCGACCGTCACGGCGGCATCCCGGTCATCATGAAGGCGATGCTCGACGAGGGACTCCTCCACGGCGATGCGCTGACGGTCACCGGGAAGACGCTCGCAGAGAACCTCGCCGACCTCGACCCCGACCCCATCGACGGAGAGGTCGTGCACACGCTCGACGATCCGATCCACGCCACGGGCGGGCTCACGATCCTGCATGGCTCGTTCGCCCCCGAGGGGGCCGTCGTGAAGACGGCGGGCTTCGACGCCAGCGTCTTCGAGGGCCCGGCCCGCGTCTTCGAGCGCGAGCGCGGGGCGCTCGACGCCCTCGCCGCCGGCGAGATCGAGGCGGGCAGCGTGGTGGTCATCCGCTACGAGGGCCCCAAGGGCGGCCCCGGCATGCGCGAGATGCTCGCGATCACCGCCGCCATCAAGGGCGCTGGGCTCGGAAAAGATGTACTACTCTTGACGGACGGCAGATTCTCAGGCGGCACAACCGGCCTGTGCATCGGCCACATAGCACCCGAAGCGGTGGACGCTGGTCCGATCGCCTTCGTGCGCGATGGTGATCTGATACGGGTCGATATCGCGGCTCGCACTCTCGACCTACTCGTCGACGACGCAGAGCTGAGCTCCCGCCGGGACGGCTGGGAGCCCCTTCCCCCGCGCTATACCCGTGGCGTCCTTGCCAAGTACTCCCGTCTCGTGCGCTCTGCAGCCCAGGGCGCCGTCACGGGCTGA
- the otsB gene encoding trehalose-phosphatase — protein MSADAAADAIARLAAVPKLLIALDFDGTLSPLVDEPMTARMLPESRRAVEALLDAPGTVVALVSGRTLGDLRVISEHGDDSRIYLAGSHGAELWVPGEGPVGVLDDAEHVALRDTLREHAEAATAGMDGVWIEPKAFGFGVHTRTADAATSSAANDAVDAIVAAEAPHWRRRTGHNIVEYAFRHEGKDSAVADLRGMTDADAALFAGDDVTDEDALRSLGPGDVGVHVGSRDDTAATVIVPDIPAFADMLSALARTRVIEQNRDA, from the coding sequence ATGAGCGCGGATGCCGCTGCGGACGCGATCGCCCGACTGGCCGCCGTCCCGAAGCTGCTGATCGCCCTCGACTTCGACGGCACGCTGTCACCGCTCGTCGACGAGCCGATGACGGCGCGCATGCTGCCCGAGTCGCGCCGTGCGGTGGAGGCGCTGCTGGACGCACCGGGCACGGTCGTGGCGCTGGTGTCGGGGCGCACCCTCGGCGACCTGCGCGTCATCTCCGAGCACGGCGACGACTCGCGCATCTACCTCGCCGGATCCCACGGAGCCGAGCTGTGGGTGCCGGGGGAGGGACCGGTCGGCGTCCTCGACGACGCCGAGCACGTCGCCCTGCGCGACACGCTGCGAGAGCACGCCGAGGCGGCCACCGCCGGAATGGACGGTGTGTGGATCGAGCCCAAGGCGTTCGGGTTCGGCGTCCACACGCGCACCGCCGACGCGGCCACGAGCAGCGCCGCGAACGATGCGGTCGACGCCATCGTCGCCGCCGAAGCCCCGCACTGGCGCCGGCGCACGGGACACAACATCGTCGAGTACGCGTTCCGCCACGAGGGCAAGGACTCCGCGGTCGCGGATCTGCGCGGGATGACGGATGCCGACGCCGCGCTGTTCGCCGGCGACGACGTCACCGACGAGGACGCGCTGCGCAGTCTCGGACCCGGCGACGTCGGCGTGCACGTCGGCTCGCGCGACGACACCGCCGCGACCGTCATCGTGCCCGACATTCCCGCGTTCGCGGACATGCTGTCCGCACTTGCGCGGACGCGGGTCATAGAGCAGAACCGGGACGCCTGA